In Kaistella faecalis, a genomic segment contains:
- a CDS encoding YtxH domain-containing protein, with amino-acid sequence MKLTKTHHFLIGLGIGLVVGILLSSLSWRAERHKLSTNLDEIRTIVIENKLKSNNDSIKYNDKIADMAALYYRLELENRELKDKQAIANSSGK; translated from the coding sequence ATGAAACTTACAAAAACACACCATTTTTTGATTGGCTTGGGAATAGGTTTGGTAGTTGGTATTTTACTTAGCTCACTTTCCTGGCGAGCTGAACGGCATAAATTATCAACCAACTTAGATGAAATCCGCACGATTGTAATCGAGAATAAATTGAAAAGCAATAATGACAGTATAAAGTACAATGATAAAATTGCTGATATGGCTGCGCTTTATTACAGATTGGAATTAGAAAATAGGGAATTAAAAGACAAACAGGCAATCGCTAATTCCTCTGGAAAATAA
- a CDS encoding Y-family DNA polymerase: protein MFGLIDGNNFYASCERIFRPDLRNKPVVVLSNNDGCAIARSNEAKKLGITMGQPYFQIQHLEKEKDLHVFSANFVLYGDISNRIANICRRYCQDIEIYSIDESFLDFHGYEHYDLQKHCEELREKVLRGLDIPTSIGIAPTKTLTKVANKIAKKFPERTKGVYIIDTPEKIEKALKWFPLEDIWGIGRRYYDRFSARGIKTAWDFTQLPEAFVQKEMGVFGLRMHKELRGIPQYDLTEHKPKKGIATTRTFDKRTDKLEDLEERVSTFAYKCSEKLRRQNSCCRYLTVFIMTDRFKPDLKQYSNSFTITLPNPSNSAIELAKVAKQALYKIYLPYFQYKKAGVMVTEFVPDTARMTSLFEEDQFEKHKPILQVMDYMNRRLGADKIKLASMDIQKTWKMNQKNLSPRYTTELNQIMKVKA from the coding sequence ATGTTTGGCCTTATCGATGGTAATAATTTCTACGCGAGCTGCGAGCGGATCTTCCGACCAGACTTGCGTAATAAACCGGTTGTTGTTCTAAGTAACAACGACGGTTGCGCTATTGCCCGAAGTAATGAAGCGAAAAAGCTAGGCATTACCATGGGCCAGCCATACTTTCAAATTCAACACCTGGAAAAGGAAAAAGATTTGCATGTTTTCTCTGCGAACTTTGTGCTGTATGGTGACATTAGCAACCGGATCGCAAATATCTGCAGACGTTACTGCCAGGATATAGAAATTTACAGCATCGATGAATCCTTCCTTGATTTCCATGGCTATGAGCATTATGACTTACAGAAACATTGTGAGGAACTGAGGGAAAAAGTTCTGCGAGGGTTGGATATTCCTACCAGCATTGGTATTGCACCCACAAAGACTTTAACCAAAGTAGCCAATAAAATAGCTAAGAAATTTCCTGAAAGAACTAAAGGAGTGTACATTATTGATACTCCGGAAAAGATTGAGAAAGCATTAAAATGGTTTCCGCTCGAAGATATCTGGGGAATCGGCAGAAGGTATTACGATCGGTTCTCTGCCAGGGGTATAAAAACAGCCTGGGATTTCACTCAGCTTCCTGAAGCTTTTGTGCAGAAAGAAATGGGAGTTTTCGGGCTAAGGATGCATAAAGAATTACGGGGCATTCCTCAGTACGATCTAACAGAACACAAGCCTAAGAAGGGAATTGCAACCACAAGAACCTTTGACAAGAGGACAGATAAGCTTGAGGATTTAGAGGAACGCGTATCAACATTTGCCTATAAATGCTCCGAGAAATTACGCCGTCAGAATTCCTGCTGCAGATACCTGACTGTTTTTATCATGACGGACCGGTTTAAACCCGATCTCAAACAATACAGCAATTCATTTACGATTACTTTACCCAATCCTTCAAACTCTGCAATTGAGCTGGCAAAAGTGGCTAAACAGGCACTATATAAAATCTATTTACCTTATTTTCAATACAAGAAAGCAGGGGTAATGGTTACTGAATTTGTACCCGATACCGCAAGAATGACCAGTCTTTTTGAAGAAGATCAATTTGAAAAGCATAAACCTATCTTACAGGTCATGGATTATATGAACCGACGATTAGGCGCAGATAAAATCAAATTGGCAAGCATGGATATACAGAAGACCTGGAAGATGAATCAGAAGAACTTATCACCCAGATACACTACTGAACTGAATCAGATCATGAAGGTAAAAGCTTAA
- a CDS encoding LexA family protein: MKPRYSIKLYRLDNESDILIPLLPAKVKAGGYGSFESPALDFPEDTIDLVKLLIKDKDTTFFAKVSGPSLEGIGIFDGNILIVQKGLFPRENDIVVVYYGGEFFVKRYKPKYHENTLKMKTIKLQSENPAYNDMDITEDTDFELWGVATWNLNNLRNR; encoded by the coding sequence ATGAAACCCCGCTATTCCATAAAACTCTACCGTCTTGATAATGAATCAGATATCCTGATCCCCCTTCTACCGGCCAAGGTAAAAGCAGGCGGTTACGGAAGCTTTGAAAGCCCGGCGCTGGATTTTCCGGAGGACACAATCGATTTGGTAAAGCTCTTGATAAAAGACAAAGACACAACCTTTTTTGCTAAGGTTTCCGGACCATCCCTGGAGGGAATCGGCATATTTGACGGTAATATCCTGATCGTTCAGAAAGGATTATTTCCAAGGGAAAATGACATTGTTGTAGTGTATTATGGTGGCGAATTTTTCGTCAAAAGGTACAAGCCAAAATACCACGAGAATACGTTGAAAATGAAGACCATCAAATTACAGTCTGAAAACCCTGCATATAATGACATGGATATCACCGAAGACACAGACTTTGAATTGTGGGGCGTAGCAACCTGGAATTTAAATAATTTGCGAAATAGGTAG